The following coding sequences are from one Paenibacillus sp. FSL R5-0912 window:
- the thrS gene encoding threonine--tRNA ligase: protein MEIQVKLPDGTIRRYSRNTTVAQVAESISANLKKNAVAGKIDGRLVDLDHPVEQDSLVEIIMADSSDGLMIHRHSTAHLMAQAVKRIYGDQNVKLGIGPVIEDGFYYDIDIARPLSVEDLSAIEREMEKIIGENLPILRRVVSRSEAMERFRQLEEPLKLELLRDLPEDAVISLYEQGEFTDLCRGPHLPSTGRIKAYKLLSVAGAYWRGDSDNQVLQRIYGTSFFKKSQLEEHLHMLEEAKKRDHRKLGKELGLFMFSEEAPGMPFYLPKGMLIRTELENFSRELQRSSGYDEVRSPLMMNKRLWEQSGHWDHYKDEMYFTKVDETDFALKPMNCPGHMLIYKNSLRSYRELPIRIAEYGQVHRHEFSGALNGMMRVRTFCQDDAHLFVLPEQIEDEISRVLELIDQMYKVFGFEYKVELSTRPDDYMGAEELWDQAELSLERVLKNNGTLYRVNEGDGAFYGPKIDFHVLDALKRSWQCGTIQLDFQMPEKFDLTYIGEDNVKHRPVVIHRAVFGSIDRFMGILTEHFSGAFPLWLSPVQVKLLPVSGVHADYAFEVKEQLQAAGLRVEMDVRDEKLGYKIREAQLEKVPYMLVLGDQEQNNGTVSVRGRAESTQIPLSVQEFIQLLAGQIADRK, encoded by the coding sequence ATGGAGATTCAAGTGAAACTGCCGGATGGAACAATTAGGAGGTATTCGCGTAACACCACAGTTGCGCAGGTTGCGGAGTCAATCAGTGCAAATCTGAAGAAGAATGCGGTAGCAGGTAAGATCGACGGCAGGCTCGTTGACCTTGATCACCCGGTTGAACAGGATAGCCTCGTTGAAATTATAATGGCGGACAGCAGTGACGGTCTAATGATCCACAGACATAGTACTGCTCATCTGATGGCCCAGGCTGTCAAACGGATCTACGGGGATCAGAATGTTAAATTGGGTATCGGTCCGGTCATAGAGGATGGATTCTATTACGATATTGATATAGCACGTCCGTTGTCCGTGGAGGATTTGAGTGCGATTGAGCGGGAAATGGAGAAGATAATCGGAGAAAATCTGCCGATTCTGCGCCGGGTTGTCAGCAGAAGTGAAGCGATGGAACGGTTCCGGCAGCTGGAGGAGCCCCTTAAGCTTGAACTGCTCCGTGACCTGCCGGAGGATGCAGTGATCAGCTTGTATGAGCAAGGTGAATTCACTGATCTGTGCCGGGGGCCGCATTTGCCGTCTACTGGCCGGATCAAGGCCTACAAGCTGCTTAGCGTAGCGGGAGCCTACTGGCGCGGGGATTCAGATAATCAGGTGCTCCAGCGGATCTACGGAACTTCATTCTTCAAGAAATCCCAGCTGGAGGAGCATCTCCACATGCTGGAGGAAGCGAAGAAGCGTGATCACCGCAAGCTGGGTAAAGAACTTGGGTTGTTCATGTTCTCCGAAGAAGCGCCGGGTATGCCGTTCTATCTGCCGAAAGGGATGCTTATCCGTACAGAGCTGGAGAACTTCTCGCGTGAATTACAGAGGTCCAGCGGCTACGATGAGGTCCGTTCACCGTTGATGATGAATAAACGGCTATGGGAGCAGTCCGGACACTGGGATCATTATAAAGACGAGATGTATTTCACAAAAGTAGATGAAACAGATTTTGCGCTCAAACCGATGAACTGCCCCGGACATATGCTGATCTACAAGAACAGCCTTCGTTCCTACCGTGAGCTGCCGATCCGGATTGCTGAATATGGCCAGGTCCACCGCCATGAATTCTCAGGGGCGCTGAATGGTATGATGCGTGTCCGCACGTTTTGCCAGGATGATGCCCACCTGTTTGTCCTGCCGGAACAGATTGAGGATGAAATTAGCCGGGTGCTGGAGCTCATTGATCAGATGTACAAAGTATTCGGTTTCGAGTACAAGGTGGAGCTGTCCACACGTCCGGATGATTATATGGGGGCTGAAGAACTCTGGGATCAGGCGGAGCTGTCGCTCGAACGCGTGCTGAAGAATAACGGGACCCTGTATCGGGTGAACGAGGGGGATGGCGCTTTTTACGGGCCTAAGATCGATTTCCATGTCCTTGATGCCTTGAAAAGAAGCTGGCAATGCGGTACAATCCAGCTGGATTTCCAAATGCCGGAGAAGTTCGATCTGACTTATATTGGTGAAGATAACGTAAAACACCGTCCGGTAGTCATTCACCGTGCTGTATTCGGCTCCATTGACCGGTTCATGGGCATTCTTACAGAGCACTTCAGCGGAGCTTTTCCGCTATGGCTGTCTCCCGTGCAAGTCAAGCTGCTGCCTGTATCCGGGGTTCATGCTGATTATGCCTTCGAGGTTAAAGAGCAGCTGCAGGCTGCCGGACTGCGGGTTGAGATGGATGTGCGGGATGAGAAGCTGGGCTACAAAATCCGTGAAGCACAGCTGGAGAAAGTGCCTTATATGCTCGTACTTGGAGATCAAGAACAGAACAACGGTACTGTTTCCGTTCGGGGCCGTGCGGAGAGTACACAAATACCGCTCAGCGTGCAGGAATTCATTCAGCTGCTGGCCGGCCAAATCGCTGATCGGAAATAA
- a CDS encoding GNAT family N-acetyltransferase, producing the protein MISKNAEQLEGSVIRLVPLMEEHKPELVKVLNDPLIWEYTWRRISTEEQVGQLIDAALVNKAKGTDMPFVIIEQASGRIAGTTRIMHLDRTHRNAEIGCTWISPDYWRTAVNTESKSLLLQYCFEALGLIRVNFSIVSSNLRSQRAVERIGAVREGVLRKHRLTSDGMVMDNALYSIIDDEWPAVKANLDYLLNVKYK; encoded by the coding sequence ATGATTTCGAAGAATGCTGAGCAACTGGAGGGCAGCGTGATCAGGCTTGTGCCCCTCATGGAAGAGCATAAGCCGGAGCTGGTTAAGGTGCTGAACGATCCGCTGATCTGGGAATACACCTGGAGAAGAATCAGTACAGAAGAGCAGGTAGGGCAATTGATTGACGCGGCATTGGTGAACAAGGCTAAAGGTACGGATATGCCTTTTGTCATCATTGAGCAGGCTTCCGGCCGAATTGCCGGCACTACGCGGATCATGCATCTGGACCGGACACACCGCAATGCTGAGATCGGCTGCACCTGGATTTCGCCGGATTACTGGAGAACCGCAGTGAACACGGAGTCGAAGTCGCTGCTTCTGCAGTACTGCTTCGAGGCGCTCGGATTAATCCGTGTTAACTTCTCTATTGTCAGTAGCAACCTCCGGTCACAGCGGGCGGTTGAACGGATTGGTGCTGTCCGGGAAGGCGTGCTGCGCAAGCACCGCCTCACTTCTGACGGCATGGTTATGGACAATGCGCTGTACAGTATCATTGATGACGAGTGGCCGGCGGTGAAGGCTAATCTTGATTATTTGTTGAATGTGAAGTATAAGTAG
- a CDS encoding DUF6063 family protein, whose translation MSYSLEQVQQASRLFFDLLRRKVISLDDPAAAECLQDTVAYDALQYVAKEAGCRIMNSGHRLHLLVSPMGSGFASNFTQLRNKYSRIERKTHLHIINVIILVFLAEMDQDEQHFKPGQDSMSYIQLSDQVSVLFQTWMDMDEDGSFSKQWRLDIQAMHKVWSSLYMQTKSQEEGDSLTRGAGSRIGLIHEGMKLLEEEHLVFISENEKRIFPREELYERMRYLYHDVDRYKELKALIGRTLSEKEEEAHAAH comes from the coding sequence ATGAGTTATTCGTTAGAGCAAGTACAACAGGCTTCACGGCTGTTCTTCGACCTGCTTCGCCGCAAGGTGATATCACTTGATGATCCCGCTGCGGCCGAATGCCTGCAGGATACCGTCGCTTATGATGCCTTACAATATGTAGCCAAAGAAGCCGGCTGCCGGATTATGAACTCCGGGCATCGTCTGCACCTGCTCGTGAGTCCAATGGGTTCCGGCTTTGCCAGCAACTTCACACAGCTGCGCAATAAATATTCGCGCATCGAACGCAAGACGCATCTGCATATCATCAACGTAATTATTCTGGTGTTCCTGGCTGAGATGGATCAGGATGAACAGCATTTCAAGCCGGGTCAGGACAGCATGTCCTACATACAGCTCTCGGATCAGGTATCCGTCCTGTTCCAGACATGGATGGACATGGACGAAGACGGCAGCTTCAGCAAGCAGTGGCGGCTGGATATTCAGGCGATGCACAAAGTATGGAGCAGCCTGTATATGCAGACCAAAAGCCAGGAGGAGGGCGATTCGCTGACCCGCGGCGCCGGCTCACGGATCGGCCTGATCCATGAGGGGATGAAGCTGCTGGAGGAAGAGCATCTGGTGTTCATCTCCGAGAACGAGAAGCGGATTTTCCCCCGGGAAGAGCTGTATGAGCGGATGCGTTATCTCTATCATGATGTGGACCGCTATAAGGAGCTGAAGGCCCTGATTGGCCGGACACTCAGCGAGAAGGAGGAGGAAGCCCATGCCGCGCATTGA
- a CDS encoding aldo/keto reductase, protein MMNLKSATKLANGVEMPWFGLGVFKVQEGQEVVDSVKAAIKAGYRSIDTATVYGNEEGVGQAIRESGIAREELFITTKVWNNDQGYDSTLAAFDLSLSKLGLDYVDLYLVHWPIRAKYKDTWRALEKLYADGKVRAIGVSNFQIDHLEDLLTEAKVKPMVNQVELHPLLSQLELREFCRVQDIQIEAWAPLAQGHLLDNEVIADIAARHNKTLPQVILRWDLQNGIVTIPKSVKEERIIANADIFDFELSEDEISRINALNNNQRFGSHPDRFNNE, encoded by the coding sequence ATGATGAACCTAAAGTCGGCAACGAAGTTAGCTAACGGTGTAGAAATGCCTTGGTTTGGTCTGGGAGTGTTCAAGGTCCAGGAAGGCCAAGAGGTTGTGGATTCTGTCAAAGCAGCAATTAAGGCCGGATACAGAAGCATTGATACAGCAACTGTGTATGGTAATGAAGAGGGAGTCGGTCAGGCGATCCGTGAATCCGGGATTGCCCGCGAAGAGCTGTTCATCACCACCAAGGTATGGAATAACGATCAGGGGTACGATTCTACGCTGGCGGCATTTGACCTGAGTCTCAGCAAACTGGGATTGGATTATGTGGATCTGTATCTGGTGCACTGGCCGATTAGAGCCAAATATAAAGACACCTGGCGCGCACTTGAGAAGCTGTATGCAGACGGAAAAGTCCGTGCGATCGGTGTCTCGAACTTCCAGATAGATCATTTGGAAGATCTTTTAACTGAAGCCAAGGTGAAGCCGATGGTTAACCAGGTGGAACTGCATCCGCTGCTTAGCCAGCTTGAGCTTCGTGAGTTTTGCCGGGTGCAGGACATTCAGATTGAAGCATGGGCTCCGCTGGCCCAAGGCCATCTGCTGGACAATGAGGTGATTGCTGACATTGCGGCACGCCATAACAAAACGCTGCCTCAGGTCATCCTGCGCTGGGATCTGCAGAACGGTATTGTGACGATTCCAAAGTCGGTCAAAGAAGAGCGGATTATCGCGAATGCCGATATCTTTGATTTCGAACTGTCAGAGGATGAAATCAGCCGTATTAATGCGCTGAACAACAACCAGCGCTTTGGATCGCATCCGGACAGATTTAATAACGAGTAA